A stretch of DNA from Pontiella agarivorans:
CTTGGATGTTTTAGCAAGTGGTATTACATCTACTTTATCCGAAGCCTTGCCAATTCCGACCCAACCTGTATCGGCCTGACGGATGACCTTAAAACCGGCTTAATCTAGCCCAATGATGTCGTTGATGCAGTATCTGTGGGCGTCGGGAGCGGTTTTATGCGGAGATGCGCCTGAATCATGAACGGCTTTTTCCCCGGTGGGCCTTGGAGGTGCGTTTGAAGTCCCGTGTGCGGTCTGAGTAGCACTGTTGATGGATCTTCACTATGTTGTCGACGTGATCGTCGGACAGGTTGTTGATGGTCTGGTTCATCTGTTCGGCGGGCAGGTGTCTGAGTGCATTAAGCGGGCAGTCGTCGGGCGCGTTGCTGAATGGGCATTCAAGAGTCAGTCCTTTGATCCAGATCCGCTTATTCAAGGGTGTGAATTTCATGCGCTATCTCCTTTTTATCCAATGACGGAATTATAAGGAGATTGGAAAAACAGACAAGATATAAATTATGAAGTGAAAAAGAAATAATTTGTGAAATTAATACATTAATAAATATTATTCAGTTTCATGTGTTGGCAGTCAGGCTTCCATAATTTCTTCCAGTATGTGGAGAATTTCGGGGATGTCATCGCGGGTGACGGCCGACAGCCATATTTTCTGAGGGTAGATCATGATGTTGGGGCCGGCATCGCAGACGCCGAGGCATCCGCAGTCGGACACGCGAACGAAGAGTTTCCAGCCGCGTTCGCGGATTTCGTTTTTGAGGATGGTTTTCAGGTCGGGATCGACCTCGTGTCCGCAGGATTTTCGTCCGTCGGTGCGTGATTTATTACAGATGAAGAGATGGGCTTTGTAGCGGGATTTTTTGATCTGCATGATGTGTTGCTCCTGCATAGTTTTAATACCCTCTTATAATGATCATCTATTGAATAAATAAAAGGTTAATACGCGTTTTTTTAGGGTCGGATATGAGTTGAGCGATTGACGGTGTATAGTGGAGCGGGTAATTTGGCGCAGAATCTGCATTTTATGTAAATGCGATGGAACGGGAGAGCCAATTTTTAAGGTCCGCATGTTTGGTTGGAAAAAGACAGTCAGGGAGAGCGAAGCGCTGCCGCCGCCAACGGGGGTGGCAGAAATCGTATTCTGTATTTACGACGATAAAAAGCGGCTGAAGCATCGGTTTTCCGCCCGTTCGGGGTTGGAGGCGGAGCAACGGTTTCGCTTTCTGCAGGAGCCGGAGGGAGCCATGGAGCATGTTTTGCTGGCTGAAGCGGCAGGGAGTTATCGGCCGGTATCCATGCAGTTTGCTTATGATGCCGGGAGGAACAGTTATCTGCACATTCTTCCGTTCGAACAGCAAAGGGGGAAGTGGTTCTTCTGTTCTGTTCAGATTGGGGTGGAACGGGCGGATACTGATTCAGGCGGGGCGCAGTTTGCGGCGGCCCTGAGGGATCGCCGAGTCGGGCTCATTCTGGCCAACGGGGAGAACGAGGTTGTCTCGACGAGCTCGGAGCTTCCGGATGCCTTTGGGTATTCGGCAGAGGTGTTACAGGGGTTGCGCCTTTCGGAACTTTTCAGTGAATCGGATCTGCGGCTGATGCTGCAGGGGGAAGCGGATACCCATCAGCCGGTGCTGAACGGGACATTTCATGGTCTGGATGGGACGAAACGTGATGTTGAAGTGAGAAAATATTCTGCACCGGATGATTACGCGCTTTATGCGGTTGCTGATGTGACGCGGGCTCAACTGAATGAGGAGATTACGGCAGTTACAACGCGCGAGCGGCGTCGCATCGGGCAGGATTTGCATGACTCAATCGGGCAGTTGTTGACCGGGATCAGCCTGCTGAGCCGGTCGCTGGCCAACAGTCTGCAGCGGGCGGGCAGTGCGGACCATGAAGATGCGGTGCAGATTTCTGAACTGGCGGATGATGCCAGTAATCAGATCCGTCAGATTTCGCGGGGGCTGATGCCGATGGAGGTGGTGAGTCGTGGCCTGTATCCCTCGCTTCGTGAACTGGCCAGGACGGTCCGGGAGAGTTGTGGCGTGGCGTGCGAGGCGGTTATTGATGAGGAGCTGTCATTTAGTGATGGTGCGGTGGAGACGCACTTGTATCGTATTGCGCAGGAAGCGGTGAATAATGCGGTGCGCCATTCTGGTGGAAACCGTATTGTGCTTCATCTTTCTGCCGTGAACGGTAATCCCCAGCTTGAAGTTCATGATAACGGAAGGTGGCGGAATATTATGGAATCAGGCGGCGGGATCGGGCTCAAAACGATGGAGTACCGCGCATCGGTTATTAATGGTCAGCTGAAAATCGGCCGGGTTGAAAACGGGGGCACGAGTGTGGTGTGCCGGCTCAAGGCAGAAGACGTTCTGGAAACAAAGGTGATTTAAGAATGACGGCAAAAAAAACGAAGAAACCGGGAACGGGAAAAAAACAGGTCTATCTGGTGGATGATCACCCGATTGTGCGGCAAGGGCTGATCAAGCTGATTGAGC
This window harbors:
- a CDS encoding (2Fe-2S) ferredoxin domain-containing protein, whose amino-acid sequence is MQIKKSRYKAHLFICNKSRTDGRKSCGHEVDPDLKTILKNEIRERGWKLFVRVSDCGCLGVCDAGPNIMIYPQKIWLSAVTRDDIPEILHILEEIMEA
- a CDS encoding sensor histidine kinase, whose translation is MFGWKKTVRESEALPPPTGVAEIVFCIYDDKKRLKHRFSARSGLEAEQRFRFLQEPEGAMEHVLLAEAAGSYRPVSMQFAYDAGRNSYLHILPFEQQRGKWFFCSVQIGVERADTDSGGAQFAAALRDRRVGLILANGENEVVSTSSELPDAFGYSAEVLQGLRLSELFSESDLRLMLQGEADTHQPVLNGTFHGLDGTKRDVEVRKYSAPDDYALYAVADVTRAQLNEEITAVTTRERRRIGQDLHDSIGQLLTGISLLSRSLANSLQRAGSADHEDAVQISELADDASNQIRQISRGLMPMEVVSRGLYPSLRELARTVRESCGVACEAVIDEELSFSDGAVETHLYRIAQEAVNNAVRHSGGNRIVLHLSAVNGNPQLEVHDNGRWRNIMESGGGIGLKTMEYRASVINGQLKIGRVENGGTSVVCRLKAEDVLETKVI